The Paraburkholderia sp. SOS3 genome includes a region encoding these proteins:
- a CDS encoding PPC domain-containing DNA-binding protein, with product MQLHPLRLFRGNDVRAAIEDVLRQQAVFAAYVVQGIGSLTVAQLRFAGAEAPTELAGDLEIVSLAGSVSPDGAHLHMSVSDARGQVFGGHVANGCTVRTTAELLLALLPDHRFARKLDRSTGFMELVIHSGS from the coding sequence ATGCAACTCCACCCTTTGCGTCTCTTTCGCGGCAACGATGTGCGTGCCGCCATCGAAGACGTGCTGCGTCAGCAAGCGGTCTTCGCGGCCTATGTCGTCCAGGGCATCGGGAGTCTCACGGTCGCTCAATTGCGATTTGCCGGGGCCGAGGCGCCAACCGAGCTAGCGGGCGACCTCGAGATCGTGTCGTTAGCCGGATCGGTATCTCCTGACGGCGCGCATCTGCATATGTCGGTGTCAGATGCACGAGGTCAGGTGTTCGGCGGCCATGTGGCAAACGGATGCACGGTTCGCACGACAGCTGAACTCTTGCTTGCGCTGCTTCCCGATCATCGCTTTGCAAGGAAACTCGACCGGTCAACCGGCTTTATGGAGCTCGTGATTCACAGCGGATCGTGA
- a CDS encoding TetR/AcrR family transcriptional regulator: protein MSSSDRILAAATEIAQAHGYGGLNLRNLAEDVGIKAASLYHHFPSKAELAAAVARRYWEDAAALLETLSAEVRDPVERLRRYPDETFRKSLENGNRMCLASFMTAEYDDLPDVVKKEVQTFADVNIAWLGKTLSAAGIVGPREAKKRARSIFSAVVGAQLMARGRSDIALFDALIEGYRASGLLPK, encoded by the coding sequence GTGAGTTCAAGCGACAGGATCCTGGCCGCGGCCACGGAGATCGCGCAGGCGCACGGTTACGGCGGGTTGAATCTCCGTAATCTTGCGGAAGACGTGGGTATCAAGGCCGCGAGTCTTTACCACCATTTTCCGAGCAAGGCCGAGCTGGCCGCTGCAGTGGCGAGACGTTACTGGGAAGATGCGGCTGCGTTGCTGGAAACGCTATCGGCTGAAGTGCGGGATCCCGTCGAGCGCCTGCGCAGATACCCGGACGAGACATTTCGCAAGTCGCTCGAAAACGGCAATCGCATGTGTCTCGCGAGCTTCATGACGGCCGAATACGACGATCTGCCCGACGTGGTCAAGAAGGAAGTTCAAACCTTTGCCGACGTGAACATCGCATGGCTCGGTAAAACGTTATCGGCAGCGGGCATCGTCGGTCCGAGAGAGGCGAAGAAGCGAGCCCGCTCCATCTTCTCCGCAGTTGTCGGCGCCCAATTGATGGCGCGCGGCCGTTCGGATATCGCGCTGTTCGATGCGTTGATCGAAGGCTACCGGGCAAGTGGGCTGTTGCCCAAGTGA
- a CDS encoding substrate-binding domain-containing protein: MSAEHVVTGISSMATRGLLADLTALYERQTQQRVAIESVGGVEAAKRVENGEAFDVVVLASDAMARLADAGHIARDSLVDVVRSSIAVAVKDGTAAPDISSESALREAILRAKTIGYSTGPSGAHVLRLLERWGIAPGEPRIVQAKPGVPVGSLIANGNVEIGFQQLSELMHVEGIAVLGTLPSSIASVTVFSAGVTATCPNRAVAAAFLAFIASDQAASLARRHGMEPVSAKP; the protein is encoded by the coding sequence ATGTCGGCTGAGCATGTCGTGACCGGCATTTCGTCGATGGCGACGCGCGGCTTGCTCGCGGACCTGACTGCGCTATATGAACGGCAGACGCAGCAGCGCGTCGCGATCGAATCCGTAGGCGGCGTCGAAGCGGCAAAGCGTGTGGAGAACGGCGAGGCGTTCGACGTCGTCGTGCTTGCATCGGATGCGATGGCCCGGCTCGCGGATGCAGGCCATATTGCGCGCGATAGCCTCGTCGATGTGGTGCGCTCGTCGATTGCCGTTGCTGTCAAAGACGGCACGGCGGCGCCCGACATCAGCAGCGAGTCTGCTTTGCGCGAAGCGATACTGCGCGCGAAAACGATAGGCTATTCGACCGGACCGAGCGGCGCACATGTGCTGCGGCTGCTCGAACGCTGGGGCATCGCGCCGGGCGAGCCGCGTATCGTCCAGGCGAAGCCTGGCGTGCCGGTCGGCTCGCTGATTGCGAATGGCAACGTCGAAATCGGCTTCCAGCAATTGAGCGAACTCATGCATGTGGAAGGCATCGCCGTGCTCGGAACGCTGCCCTCATCGATTGCATCGGTGACGGTGTTCAGTGCGGGCGTCACGGCCACTTGCCCGAATCGCGCCGTTGCCGCAGCGTTTCTCGCGTTCATCGCCTCGGACCAGGCAGCAAGCCTCGCGCGGCGTCACGGAATGGAACCGGTTTCGGCCAAACCCTGA
- a CDS encoding porin has protein sequence MRTMALRGFCMTCACAASFGNAHAQSSQAAAGAAQMVNPGVEMYGLIGMFIDSSKLSSTRHSTVQLAGGGMTTSYWGIRGREDLGGHNAVVFSLESFFRPNTGQVGRNTTDGLFSRNAYVGLTGSWGTVKLGEQTNPTYLNQQFVNPFGSSVVFSPLIVQSYIATFGNTEIGDTVWRNAVEYVSPNFHGLTGAVIYGVSDTAGHQGHDNLGLHLTYIHGPMTAVFSAQRVRSSVLAPVVAPQNLYLAGAAYDFGVVKLYGAAQMTSNNEAETGSHTYELGFRVPINSVNDIRAEWARTKHSAPRDADSVRNTGTIAYDYILSKRTYVYALYSYDKLTANPSGSTFGVGMQHTF, from the coding sequence ATGCGCACGATGGCGCTGCGCGGCTTCTGCATGACGTGCGCGTGCGCAGCCAGTTTCGGAAACGCCCATGCGCAGTCCTCGCAGGCTGCGGCCGGCGCGGCGCAGATGGTCAATCCCGGCGTGGAAATGTACGGGCTTATCGGCATGTTCATCGACAGCTCCAAGCTCAGCTCGACACGGCACAGCACCGTGCAGCTCGCCGGCGGCGGAATGACGACGTCCTACTGGGGCATTCGCGGCCGCGAGGACCTCGGCGGCCACAACGCCGTGGTGTTCAGCCTCGAGAGCTTCTTTCGCCCGAACACCGGCCAGGTTGGACGGAATACGACGGACGGCCTCTTTTCGCGCAATGCCTATGTCGGCCTGACGGGCTCCTGGGGCACCGTCAAGCTCGGCGAACAGACCAACCCGACGTATCTGAACCAGCAGTTCGTCAATCCGTTCGGCTCTTCGGTGGTGTTCTCGCCGCTGATCGTGCAGTCGTATATCGCTACCTTCGGCAACACGGAAATCGGCGATACCGTCTGGCGCAATGCCGTCGAATACGTGTCGCCGAACTTCCACGGACTGACGGGAGCGGTCATCTATGGCGTGAGCGATACGGCCGGGCATCAGGGGCATGACAACCTGGGCCTGCACCTCACCTACATCCACGGACCGATGACGGCCGTCTTCTCCGCGCAGCGGGTGCGATCGTCGGTGCTCGCGCCGGTGGTGGCGCCGCAGAATCTCTACCTTGCCGGGGCTGCCTATGACTTCGGCGTCGTCAAGCTGTATGGCGCCGCACAGATGACGAGCAACAACGAGGCGGAAACGGGATCGCATACCTACGAACTCGGCTTCAGGGTGCCCATCAACTCGGTGAACGACATCCGTGCCGAATGGGCGCGCACGAAGCACAGCGCCCCGCGCGACGCAGACAGCGTGCGCAACACGGGCACCATCGCATACGACTACATCCTGTCCAAACGGACTTACGTCTACGCCTTGTACTCCTACGACAAGCTCACGGCGAATCCGTCGGGAAGCACATTCGGCGTGGGCATGCAGCACACCTTCTAG
- a CDS encoding dicarboxylate/amino acid:cation symporter, whose translation MSAPARRAKKPFYRALYFHVLVAILLGVLLGHFAPSLAVKMKPLGDAFIKLIKMVIGPIIFCTVVTGIAGMGDMKKVGRVGGKALLYFEVVSTLSLVIGLIAGHIFKPGSGFNLNPATIDTKELSAFTTAAHNMSAVDFLVHLIPDTVTSAFATGNVLQILLISVLFGAALAALGERGAPLTKMIDQIAHTFFGIVHIIMKAAAIGAFGSIAFTIGTFGIEAVIPLLKLIGTFYVTLVIFVLVVLGAIARALGINIVRFMGYIREEILIVLGTSSSEAALPQMLEKLERIGCSKSVVGLVIPAGYSFNLDGTNIYLSMAVLFIAQAFNVELTLTQQLTLVGVAMLTSKGASGVAGAAFVMLTSTLLVFPIIPVSGMVLILGIHRFMGTGLAIVNTIGNGVATLVVAAWEKELDRSKMNAVMSRQRTE comes from the coding sequence ATGAGCGCCCCCGCCCGACGCGCGAAGAAGCCTTTCTATCGCGCGCTTTACTTTCATGTGCTCGTCGCCATTCTGCTCGGCGTGCTGCTCGGCCATTTCGCGCCGTCGCTCGCGGTCAAGATGAAGCCGCTAGGCGACGCGTTCATCAAGCTCATCAAGATGGTGATCGGGCCGATCATCTTCTGCACGGTGGTCACGGGCATCGCGGGCATGGGCGACATGAAGAAGGTCGGCCGCGTCGGCGGCAAGGCGCTGCTGTACTTCGAGGTGGTCTCGACGCTATCGCTCGTGATCGGTCTGATCGCGGGGCATATTTTCAAACCGGGCTCGGGCTTCAACCTGAACCCGGCGACCATCGATACGAAAGAACTCAGCGCGTTCACCACGGCGGCGCACAACATGAGCGCGGTCGACTTCCTCGTGCACCTGATTCCTGACACGGTCACCAGTGCGTTCGCGACCGGCAATGTTCTGCAGATTCTGCTGATCTCGGTGCTGTTCGGCGCCGCGCTCGCCGCACTCGGGGAACGCGGCGCGCCGCTGACGAAAATGATCGATCAGATCGCGCATACGTTCTTCGGCATCGTGCACATCATCATGAAAGCGGCGGCGATCGGCGCGTTCGGTTCGATCGCGTTCACGATCGGCACGTTCGGTATCGAGGCGGTCATTCCTCTGCTCAAACTGATCGGCACGTTCTACGTAACGCTCGTGATTTTCGTTCTGGTCGTGCTCGGTGCGATCGCGCGCGCGCTCGGCATCAATATCGTGCGTTTCATGGGTTATATCCGCGAGGAAATTCTGATCGTGCTCGGCACGAGCTCGTCCGAAGCCGCGCTGCCGCAGATGCTCGAAAAGCTCGAGCGCATCGGCTGCTCGAAGTCGGTCGTCGGTCTCGTGATTCCTGCCGGCTATTCGTTCAACCTGGATGGCACCAACATCTATCTTTCGATGGCCGTGCTGTTCATCGCTCAGGCGTTCAACGTCGAGCTCACGCTGACCCAGCAGCTGACGCTGGTCGGCGTGGCCATGCTGACGTCGAAGGGAGCGAGCGGCGTGGCGGGAGCCGCATTCGTCATGCTGACCTCGACGCTGCTCGTATTTCCGATCATTCCCGTGTCGGGCATGGTCCTGATCCTCGGCATTCACCGTTTCATGGGCACCGGTCTCGCGATCGTCAACACCATCGGCAACGGCGTTGCAACGCTCGTCGTCGCCGCATGGGAAAAGGAACTCGACCGCTCGAAGATGAACGCCGTCATGTCGCGGCAGCGCACCGAGTAA
- a CDS encoding amidohydrolase family protein produces MKSCLPPDPNPVKPSHQLPAGACDAHCHVFGPADVFPYAPDRSYTPPDAPFERLVALHDFLGLSRGVIVQASCHGTDNTAMLDTIARGQGRYRGVAIVDGDVTDEQLADLDAQGVRGVRFNFVAHLGGAPDLDVFDRVLERIEDLGWHVVLHLDAQDIVQYAGRIARIKVPFVIDHMGRVRAEAGIDQQPFQQLLELMRNPLAWVKVCGSERVSRGKRPFDDAIPFARTLIEAAPDRVLWGTDWPHPNISKDMPNDGELVDLMFEFCPDAGLREKLLVTNPAKLYGF; encoded by the coding sequence ATGAAATCCTGCCTGCCTCCCGACCCCAATCCCGTCAAGCCGTCGCATCAGCTGCCTGCTGGCGCCTGCGACGCTCACTGTCATGTTTTCGGGCCCGCAGACGTCTTCCCGTACGCACCGGATCGCAGCTACACTCCGCCCGACGCGCCGTTCGAACGCCTCGTCGCCCTGCATGATTTCCTCGGGCTGAGCCGCGGCGTCATCGTCCAGGCGAGCTGCCACGGCACCGACAATACCGCGATGCTCGACACGATCGCGCGCGGCCAGGGACGGTATCGCGGCGTGGCGATCGTCGACGGCGACGTGACCGACGAACAGCTCGCCGATCTCGACGCCCAGGGCGTGCGCGGCGTGCGCTTCAATTTCGTCGCGCACCTGGGCGGCGCACCCGATCTCGACGTCTTCGATCGCGTGCTCGAGCGCATCGAGGATCTCGGCTGGCATGTCGTGCTGCATCTCGACGCGCAGGACATCGTGCAGTACGCCGGCCGCATCGCGCGCATCAAGGTGCCGTTCGTGATCGACCACATGGGCCGCGTGCGCGCGGAAGCCGGCATCGATCAGCAACCGTTCCAGCAATTGCTCGAACTGATGCGCAATCCGCTCGCATGGGTGAAGGTTTGCGGTTCGGAGCGCGTGTCGCGCGGCAAGCGCCCGTTCGACGACGCGATTCCGTTCGCGCGCACGCTGATCGAAGCCGCGCCGGACCGCGTGCTGTGGGGCACCGACTGGCCGCACCCGAACATCAGCAAGGACATGCCGAACGACGGCGAACTCGTCGATCTGATGTTCGAGTTCTGCCCCGATGCCGGTCTGCGCGAAAAGCTGCTCGTGACGAATCCGGCGAAACTGTACGGCTTTTGA